CAAACAGGCCCCCGAGCCCGTGAGGATTTATGACGACGTCTCAGTGCTTGGGAGTGACGAGACAATCCTGTAGCCATAGACGGTGGTAAAATTGATATGTATTAGACGAGTGAATGTAACAGACGATCTTGAACGAGTCGAGTGGGGACGAGTGGTGCGGAGACCTACAGCGGCGCCGGGCCAGCCCAACAATCGACAAAACCAAATCTCTACTACAAGCGCGACAGCTGATTTTATTTTTTATTGGAATGGATAAACTAAAGTTAAATCAAATAGTGTGACAGAAATGTAAATTTACCCAGAATAAAGATCACCGTATAAACCTTCCGAAACATAAAAAAGACATTGCTTAGTACAAGATAGCAGCGGCAGCCAAGAGAGCACCGAAAGCTGGAACTTGGTTAGCCAAAGCAGCACCTTCGAAAGAAGCAACAGAAGCAGCAGAGCTGGCAGCAACAGATTGAGCAGCAAGAGTGGTTGGAGCAGCAGAACTGGCGGCTTTagtggcagcagcagaagTCAATGGACAGTAGGTGGTGTAAACAGTGTCGTTTTCAGTGACAGTGGTGACACCAGTGGTGGCCACAGAAGTAGCACACTTGTGGTCGGAACAAGAAGTGATGGTGACAACGGTGGTAGAAATGTCAGTTTCAGTGGCAGTCTCAGCGGTCAATGGACAGTAGGTGGTGTAGATGGTGTCGTTTTCAGTGACAGTAGTCAAACCAGTGGTGGCCACAGAAGTAGCACACTTGTTTTCAGAACAAGAAGTGATGGTGACAACGGTGGTAGCGATGTCAGTAACAGTGGAGGTACTGTTGGTGTAGGCACCCAAGGCTGGGACAGCGACGGCAGCAGCGACAATGGCGGAGGAGAACTTCATGATAGTGAGCGAATGTGTAGAACAAAAACGAGTTAAAGATTTTGTAAATGGGGATTTTTACCATTTATATAGACCAGTGCTAACCTTCCACCGACACACGATTTTATTTAAAACGAAAGGAGTTAATGTATACAAACAGAAGAGAGTTTTATGCAGGTAAATGGCCGTCTGTGTGTCAGAATTTATCTGAATG
Above is a window of Yamadazyma tenuis chromosome 1, complete sequence DNA encoding:
- the PGA62_2 gene encoding Flocculin type 3 repeat (COG:S; EggNog:ENOG503P9Y8), producing MKFSSAIVAAAVAVPALGAYTNSTSTVTDIATTVVTITSCSENKCATSVATTGLTTVTENDTIYTTYCPLTAETATETDISTTVVTITSCSDHKCATSVATTGVTTVTENDTVYTTYCPLTSAAATKAASSAAPTTLAAQSVAASSAASVASFEGAALANQVPAFGALLAAAAILY